The following coding sequences lie in one Notolabrus celidotus isolate fNotCel1 chromosome 20, fNotCel1.pri, whole genome shotgun sequence genomic window:
- the LOC117832182 gene encoding dual specificity protein phosphatase 3-like, which produces MKNKHHQQVKTEAQDGLDMSGFEVTLQQLNDLLTDDSGFYSWPTKHLHEVYPRIYVGNAFVATNVLRLKRLGITHILNAAEGNSFMHVNTNAESYTGTGIIYHGVAASDTDHFDISVYFEEAADFIEKAMAYKNGKGKVYVHCREGYSRSPTLVIAYLMLRQNMDVHTALAMVRQKREIGPNDGFLRQLCRLNQRLAAEGKFWDK; this is translated from the exons ATGAAGAATAAACACCACCAACAGGTGAAGACAGAAGCTCAGGACGGACTCGACATGTCGGGCTTCGAGGTGACTCTCCAGCAACTCAACGATCTGTTGACGGACGACAGCGGCTTTTACAGCTGGCCGACCAAACACCTCCACGAGGTTTACCCGAGGATCTATGTGGGCAATGC GTTTGTAGCAACAAACGTGTTGCGTCTGAAACGCTTGGGGATCACACACATCCTGAATGCTGCCGAGGGAAACTCCTTCATGCACGTTAACACCAACGCTGAGTCATACACTGGCACAGGTATCATCTACCATGGCGTCGCAGCCAGCGACACGGACCACTTCGACATCAGTGTTTACTTTGAGGAGGCTGCAGACTTCATTGAAAAGGCCATGGCTTACAAAAATGGAAAAG GTAAAGTGTATGTTCACTGCAGGGAAGGCTACAGCCGGTCGCCTACTTTAGTCATAGCCTACTTGATGCTCCGCCAGAACATGGACGTTCACACCGCTCTGGCCATGGTGCGTCAGAAACGAGAGATCGGACCAAACGACGGCTTCCTGCGGCAGCTCTGTCGGTTGAACCAGAGGCTGGCTGCCGAGGGAAAGTTCTGGGACAAATGA